The Candidatus Margulisiibacteriota bacterium region AGATCAACTTACACGGCCAGCCTGCTGCAGCAGCTGCACGCGCGCGCCAACGCGTATTATTCACTGGTCATCGACGACCTCAATAATATACCGGCCTATAATTTCGCGGAGTACAACGGCGTGCTGCTCATTGAAACTTTGGTCAACGGCGGCGCGCCGGAACTGGACGAACTGCTGGAAGTTTACAGCGGCGCCAACAATATCGTCCTGCTCGGCCTCGACGGCAGCTACGCCTCTCCACACAAAATTTCTGTCGTGACCGCCAACTCGCAAAATCTGGACGCGCCGGTTTTGGCAGACACCGCCGAACAGGTTTATTTTCTTTTGCGGAGCAAATAAGTGCGACTGCTTTCCTGGAATGTCAATGGTATCCGCGCCGCGCAAAAAAAAGGCTTTTTGGCCTGGCTGCAAAAAGAGCAGCCGGACATACTCGGCTTGCAGGAGACCAAAGCTGAACCCGCGCAGCTAAGCGCCGAGCTGCTGAACGCGGCCGGCTATACAGCCTATTGGTCGTCCGCCGAGAAAAAAGGCTACAGCGGCACGGCAATTTATACCAAACCCAAACCTCTTGCCGTGCGGCAGGGTTTTGACCGGCCACGCTTTGACCGCGAAGGCCGCGTGGTCAGCGCCGAATATCCGGCGTTCACCCTGCTGAACATTTATTTTCCCAACGGCAAAAAAAATCAAGAGCGGCTGGATTACAAAATGGATTTTTACGCGGCGACTCTGGAGTACTGCCAAAAACTGCAAAAGGCTGGACGGGAAATAATTATCTGCGGCGACGTCAACACCGCGCACCGGGAAATTGACCTGGCGCATCCTCAAGAAAACTCCGGCGTTTCCGGTTTTTTGCCGGACGAGCGCGCCTGGATCGATCAGCTGCTGGCTAGCGGTTTTGTGGACACACTGCGGCAGTTTCACGCCGAGCCGGAGCTGTACACCTGGTGGGATTACAAAACACATTCGCGCGAAAGGAACACCGGCTGGAGGATCGATTATTTTTTTGTCACACGCGGCCTGCAAAAAAACTTAAAGGACGCTTTTATTCTGGCTGATGTCGCCGGTTCCGATCATTGTCCGGTGGGGATAGAGCTGTGCGTTTAGCTGAAATATACGCGCGGCCAAAGCCGGTTATCTCTTTTGAGGTATTCCCGCCCAAAACTGACGCCGGGCTGGCGCCGTTTTTTGCCGAGCTGGAAAAACTTAAAAGCTTGCGGCCGGCGTTGCTCTCGCTCACTTACGGCGCCGGCGGTACGACACAGGGGCGCAGTTTGCTGCTGCTGGAAAAAATCCGCCGCGAGTTTGGTCTTGAATTAATGACGCATCTGACCTGCATTGGTTCGAGTGAAAAATCTCTGCTGGCTTTTTTGCAAAAAGTCTCTGGCTGGGGCATTGAAAATATTTTAGCTCTGCGCGGCGACACGCCCAAAAACAACCCGGATTATCAGCCGGAGAACGGCGTTTTTAAGCACGCGGCGGAACTGATCCGTTTTGTCAAAGAAAACACCGCGTTGTCTGTCGCCGCGGCTGGTTTTCCTGAAAAACACCCTGAAGCGGAAAATCTGCAAACTGACCTTAGGCATCTAAAAGAAAA contains the following coding sequences:
- the xth gene encoding exodeoxyribonuclease III; this encodes MRLLSWNVNGIRAAQKKGFLAWLQKEQPDILGLQETKAEPAQLSAELLNAAGYTAYWSSAEKKGYSGTAIYTKPKPLAVRQGFDRPRFDREGRVVSAEYPAFTLLNIYFPNGKKNQERLDYKMDFYAATLEYCQKLQKAGREIIICGDVNTAHREIDLAHPQENSGVSGFLPDERAWIDQLLASGFVDTLRQFHAEPELYTWWDYKTHSRERNTGWRIDYFFVTRGLQKNLKDAFILADVAGSDHCPVGIELCV
- the metF gene encoding methylenetetrahydrofolate reductase [NAD(P)H], which translates into the protein MRLAEIYARPKPVISFEVFPPKTDAGLAPFFAELEKLKSLRPALLSLTYGAGGTTQGRSLLLLEKIRREFGLELMTHLTCIGSSEKSLLAFLQKVSGWGIENILALRGDTPKNNPDYQPENGVFKHAAELIRFVKENTALSVAAAGFPEKHPEAENLQTDLRHLKEKTAAGAEIIFTQLFFDNQYYYDYVKLARARGINAPIVPGIWTITNFKQVQRTAELSQAKMPADLLKKLEAADEKGVREIGINYAAEQIRDLLAHGAPGAHLYTLNKAEAVAEVLKKVRL